One Bradysia coprophila strain Holo2 unplaced genomic scaffold, BU_Bcop_v1 contig_583, whole genome shotgun sequence genomic window carries:
- the LOC119083250 gene encoding uncharacterized protein LOC119083250 isoform X5: MEKHEYSATDSEVACEEAARLTAEIQEENTPDDEDDMCEYHTMAPPDGGYGWVIVFASFMCNMIVDGIAYTFGVFLGEFVSYFGEGKGKVAWVGSLLSGVYLSAGPVVSALANKYGCRAVCIAGSIISCVAFVLSTFSTSVNMLMLTYGVLGGFGFGLIYLPAVVAVGYYFETKRSLATGIAVCGSGFGTFTFAPFANYLLEHFDWKNANLILAGLILNCGIFGALMRPLTYPKESKVKPLMQRMYEEKRLQLERGSIGGSYFMVQLPDGTMEKRQKMPINIDPGVHSSLNLEQLAAQSGFHPVATLPTIAEAKVNDSDSPSSPDSQLEIKITTRPQRPHRNSESDGNQAEFGNNKNIPRNASQPAFTSHHQGLPKNGSVPSFDRVRKTSQSERFKPSLAAIKTRSRADVEGASDVRKPHYIKYSANSLAPGYKLGSNDVETESMFTSSKMSLSVREPSKMVRPMSRKDIFYSGSVTNLREFQSQKSLSSYRNSVISLPKYEKEMRDARDGDAEKGEQYDLCPCFVLPESFKSAISTMLDVSLLKDPVFMLIGISNVFGMAGLYVPFVYLVDAATINGIDHNSASFLISIIGITNTFGRVFCGYIADFPKVNSLLLNNCCLVISTIAVAATPFCKSYASYVIMAIFFGLAIAGYISLTSIILVDLLGLDKLTNAFGLLILFRGAAAIVGSPLAGAVYDATNSYDIPFFMAAAFFAVATVTSFMAPALTKCTKPNRVPVKMVELTPIDEEPSEADEDQPITMIPKIMHTAPSPTVENPLTAIASNTTIQSDQKQSTTTSADPLIEKNDKSAKIEQNADEPSVDVQQPNENGNIVSNNKESAINGNASEKEISQIESVL; encoded by the exons atggaaaaacatgAATACTCTGCG ACGGACAGTGAAGTTGCATGCGAAGAAGCTGCTCGTTTAACGGCTGAAATTCAAGAAGAAAATACACCAGACGATGAAGATGATATGTGCGAATACCATACCATGGCACCGCCGGACGGAGG aTACGGCTGGGTGATAGTATTTGCTTCATTCATGTGCAACATGATCGTTGATGGTATAGCTTACACATTCGGTGTATTTTTAGGTGAATTCGTTTCATACTTCGGCGAGGGTAAGGGCAAAGTAGCCTGGGTCGGTAGTTTGCTCTCTGGAGTGTATTTAAGTGCAG GACCGGTGGTATCTGCATTAGCTAATAAGTATGGATGTAGGGCAGTTTGTATAGCTGGAAGTATCATATCGTGTGTGGCTTTTGTGCTTAGTACATTTAGTACGTCTGTTAATATGCTCATGTTGACCTATGGTGTTCTTGGag GATTTGGTTTCGGTCTCATTTACTTACCTGCTGTGGTCGCAGTGGGATATTACTTTGAAACAAAACGATCTCTTGCAACTGGAATTGCAGTGTGTGGCTCTGGATTCG GAACATTCACTTTTGCTCCGTTCGCCAATTATCTTCTCGAACACTTTGACTGGAAAAACGCAAACTTAATTTTAGCCGGCCTTATTCTTAACTGTGGAATTTTTGGTGCTTTGATGAGACCGTTAAC GTATCCGAAAGAAAGTAAAGTGAAACCTCTAATGCAACGCATGTACGAGGAAAAACGTCTTCAACTTGAACGTGGATCAATCGGTGGTTCCTATTTTATGGTCCAGTTACCTGATGGCACAATGGAAAAGAGACAGAA AATGCCAATAAACATTGATCCAGGGGTACATTCTAGTCTTAATTTAGAGCAATTAGCTGCACAAAGTGGCTTTCATCCGGTGGCCACACTACCAACTATAGCTGAGGCTAAAGTCAACGACAGTGATAGTCCTTCGAGTCCGGATagtcaattagaaattaaaataacaacACGTCCGCAACGGCCTCATCGTAACTCAGAATCTGATGGCAATCAAGCCGAGTTCggtaacaacaaaaacataCCACGGAATGCGTCCCAACCGGCGTTCACGTCTCACCATCAAG GACTCCCGAAAAATGGTTCGGTACCATCGTTCGATCGCGTCAGAAAAACATCGCAAAGTGAGCGATTCAAGCCGTCGTTGGCAGCTATCAAAACCAGATCACGTGCTGATGTTGAGGGAGCTAGTGATGTACGTAAGCCACattatataaaatattcgGCGAATTCACTTGCACCAGGATATAAGCTGGGTTCCAATGATGTC GAAACGGAATCCATGTTTACATCATCCAAAATGTCGTTGTCAGTTCGCGAACCATCGAAAATGGTTCGACCAATGTCACGAAAGGACATTTTCTATTCCGGCTCCGTAACCAATTTGCGTGAATTCCAATCGCAAAAATCGCTGTCGAGCTACAGAAATTCTGTGATTTCATTGCCAAAGTATGAGAAAGAAATGAGAGACGCTCGGGACGGTGACGCTGAGAAAGGCGAAC AATACGATTTATGTCCGTGTTTCGTTTTACCGGAATCGTTTAAATCGGCAATTTCCACCATGCTTGATGTTAGTTTACTGAAGGATCCAGTTTTCATGCTAATCGGAATCTCGAATGTGTTCGGAATGGCTGGTCTTTATGTACCCTTCGTGTATTTGGTGGATGCTGCCACCATCAAT GGCATCGATCACAACTCTGCATCATTCCTCATTTCAATTATTGGCATAACGAATACATTCGGCAGAGTTTTTTGCGGTTATATTGCTGATTTTCCGAAGGTTAACTCCTTGCTGCTCAATAATTGTTGCCTTGTGATATCAACGATTGCTGTTGCTGCAACTCCATTCTGTAAATCTTATGCTTCTTATGTTATAATGGCCATTTTCTTCGGTCTGGCGATTG CTGGATATATTTCACTAACGTCAATTATTCTGGTCGATTTGTTGGGTCTCGACAAACTAACCAACGCCTTTGGTCTACTCATTTTGTTCAGAGGAGCGGCTGCAATTGTTGGATCGCCATTGGCTGGTGCAGTGTACGACGCCACGAATAGTTATGATATTCCGTTTTTCATGGCTGCCGCCTTCTTTGCCGTGGCAACCGTTACTAGTTTTATGGCACCAGCGTTAACAAA ATGTACAAAACCAAATCGTGTACCTGTCAAAATGGTTGAACTGACACCCATTGACGAAGAGCCGAGCGAAGCTGACGAAGATCAACCCATTACAATGATACCAAAAATAATGCACACCGCACCAAGTCCCACCGTTGAGAATCCCCTAACCGCCATTGCGTCCAACACAACCATACAGAGCGATCAGAAACAGTCCACAACAACTTCCGCTGATCCGCTAATTGAGAAAAACGATAAAAGTGCGAAAATTGAGCAAAATGCCGACGAACCATCGGTTGACGTACAACAGCCGAATGAGAATGGCAACATAGTTAGCAATAATAAAGAATCAGCAATAAATGGGAACGCAAGCGAAAAAGAAATTAGCCAAATCGAATCGGtgttataa